In Panicum virgatum strain AP13 chromosome 4N, P.virgatum_v5, whole genome shotgun sequence, a single window of DNA contains:
- the LOC120671340 gene encoding UDP-glycosyltransferase 89B2-like, with protein MAVVAPAQAASGSTAGAPHVLVVPYPAQGHMQPLLHLASLLAARGLRLTVVVPTPATARLLAPLLAEHPSSVRPLAFPSAADHDTSGPTSVGADFHAHAAALRGPLGEWLRSRAARPDSGDGETGRVVAVISDFFCGWTQPLAAEAGVPRLVFAPSGVLATAATHSLFRRMPRPPVGDPGRGYAVSFPALPGAPAFPWRQISRMYRTYVEGGGGEHSEAIKDNYLWNLESAAFVCNTCHPIEGKYLDAQPLEDLAGKRAWAVGSVAPPPESKGEDDPASDVTAWLDAFPDSSVAYVGFGTMMVPPPPHAAALASALERSGTPFVWAAAATTLPDEFEERAAAAGTGLVLRGWAPQVAALRHRAVGCFVTHCGWNSVMESSAAGVPMLAWPMAADQFFNARLVVEEACVAVAASWGGFGVVPDAEDLARALTEVLGEAGAGMRARAKELALMVAEAVGEGGSSRRELDGLVEELRELGSLG; from the coding sequence atggccgtcgtcgcccccgcgcaggccgcctccggctccaccgccggcgcgccgcatGTGCTGGTGGTCCCGTACCCCGCGCAGGGCCACATGCAGCCGCTCCTGCACCTCGCCTCGCTCCTCGCCGCTCGGGGCCTCCGCCTCACCGTCGTCGTCCCCACGCCCGCCACGGCTCGCCTCCtcgcgccgctcctcgccgaGCACCCTTCCTCGGTGCGGCCGCTCGCATTCCCTTCCGCCGCCGACCACGATACCTCGGGCCCGACCTCCGTCGGCGCCGACTTCCACGCGCACGCCGCGGCGCTCCGCGGCCCCCTCGGCGAGTGGCTGCGGTCCCGAGCCGCCCGTCCAGACTCCGGCGACGGGGAAACCGGCCGCGTCGTGGCGGTGATCTCGGACTTCTTCTGCGGGTGGACGCAGCcgctggcggcggaggcgggcgtgCCGCGGCTGGTGTTCGCGCCGTCCGGcgtgctcgccaccgccgccacgcacTCGCTGTTCCGACGCATGCCGAGGCCACCGGTCGGCGACCCGGGGCGTGGGTACGCCGTCTCGTTCCCGGCTCTGCCCGGCGCGCCGGCCTTCCCTTGGCGGCAGATCTCGCGGATGTACAGGACCtacgtggagggcggcggcggtgagcactCCGAGGCGATTAAGGACAACTACCTCTGGAACCTGGAGAGCGCGGCGTTCGTGTGCAACACCTGCCACCCTATCGAGGGGAAGTACCTGGACGCGCAGCCGCTCGAGGACCTGGCTGGCAAGCGCGCCTGGGCGGTGGGATCGGTGGCCCCGCCGCCGGAGAGCAAAGGCGAAGACGACCCCGCCAGCGACGTCACCGCGTGGCTGGACGCGTTCCCGGACTCGTCGGTGGCGTACGTGGGCTTCGGGACCAtgatggtgccgccgccgccgcacgcggcggcgctcgcgtcCGCGCTGGAGCGGAGCGGCACGCCGTTCGTCTGGGCCGCCGCGGCGACCACGCTCCCGGACGAGTTCGAggagcgcgcggccgcggccggcacgGGGCTGGTGCTCCGCGGGTGGGCGCCGCAGGTGGCCGCGCTCCGGCACCGCGCGGTGGGCTGCTTCGTGACccactgcgggtggaactcggTCATGGAGTCCAGCGCCGCCGGGGTGCCGATGCTGGCGTGGCCGATGGCCGCCGACCAGTTCTTCAACGCGCGGCTGGTCGTGGAGGAGGCGTGCGTGGCCGTGGCCGCGAGCTGGGGCGGCTTCGGGGTTGTACCGGACGCGGAGGACCTCGCGCGCGCATTGACCGAGGTCCTCGGGGAGGCTGGCGCCGGCATGAGGGCGCGCGCCAAGGAGCTCGCTTTGatggtggcggaggcggtgggAGAAGGCGGCAGCTCGCGGCGGGAGCTGGATGGGCTGGTGGAGGAGCTACGGGAACTTGGAAGCTTGGGATAA
- the LOC120671339 gene encoding UDP-glycosyltransferase 89B2-like, with amino-acid sequence MAATAPTVRPTTPAEPHVLVVPYPAQGHMIPLLDLAGLLASRGGIRLTVVATPATAPLIAPLLAAHRDGAVRALVLPFPSHPALPAGVECARDAPPTLFAALIVALAGLRGPLASWIRERSGTPDRVVAVLADHSCGWAQPLAAELGVAGIVFSPSGVYGSAVLHSLFHRAPRREDEGDDESPIGFPDLPGAPAYPWQQLSLLYRTYKQGDEVSEAVRQNFLWNLEGSSAFVSNTFRRLEERYLRAPLPDLGLRRVHAVGPVAPEPDAAGGRGGETAVSAADLCAWLDMFPEDGSVVYVSFGSMAVLQPPHAAALADALERTGVAFVWAAGTTAPLPDGFEERVAAAGGRGRVIRGWAPQVAALRHRAVGWFVTHCGWNSVLEAAAAGVAMLTWPMTADQFVNARLLVDELGAAVPVSWGGLSAVPAADDVAQVLEAAVGGNGGRQRGDVVARAKELAAEAAAAVREGGDSWREVEELVRKLRELASEPANKRISDSLSTSI; translated from the coding sequence ATGGCGGCGACAGCGCCCACCGTTCGCCCCACCACGCCGGCAGAGCCGCACGTCCTGGTTGTCCCGTACCCGGCGCAGGGCCACATGATCCCGCTCCTCGACCTGGCTGGCCTCCTCGCGTCCCGCGGCGGCATCCGCCTCACCGTCGTCGCCACGCCCGCCACTGCCCCGCTCATCGCGCCGCTCCTGGCCGCGCACCGCGACGGCGCCGTCCGCGCGCTCGTCCTCCCGTTCCCGTCCCACCCGGCCCTCCCCGCGGGCGTCGAGTGCGCCAGGGACGCGCCGCCCACGCTCTTCGCCGCGCTCATCGTCGCCCTCGCGGGGCTCCGCGGCCCGCTCGCCTCCTGGATCCGCGAGCGATCGGGCACCCCGGACCGCGTGGTCGCCGTGCTCGCTGACCACTCCTGCGGGTGGGCGCAGCCGCTCGCGGCCGAGCTCGGCGTCGCGGGGATCGTGTTCTCGCCATCCGGAGTGTACGGCTCCGCCGTGCTCCACTCGCTGTTCCACCGGGCGCCGAGGCGAGAGGACGAGGGCGACGACGAGAGCCCGATCGGCTTCCCGGATCTTCCCGGCGCCCCGGCGTACCCGTGGCAGCAGCTCTCGCTGCTGTACCGGACGTACAAGCAGGGCGACGAGGTCTCGGAGGCGGTGCGGCAGAACTTCCTCTGGAACCTGGAAGGGTCGTCGGCGTTCGTCTCCAACACGTTCCGGCGGCTCGAGGAGCGCTACCTCCGCGCGCCGCTCCCGGATCTGGGCCTGAGGCGCGTGCACGCGGTCGGGCCGGTGGCGCCGGAGCCCGATGCCGCGGGCGGGCGCGGGGGGGAGACGGCCGTGTCCGCAGCCGACCTGTGCGCCTGGCTCGACATGTTTCCGGAGGACGGCTCCGTCGTGTACGTCAGTTTCGGGAGCATGGCCGTCCTGCAGCCGCCCCACGCAGCGGCGCTGGCCGACGCGCTGGAGCGGACCGGGGTGGCGTTCGTGTGGGCGGCCGGGACGACGGCGCCGCTTCCGGACGGATTCGAGGAGCgtgtcgcggcggcgggcggcaggggcagggTGATCCGGGGGTGGGCGCCTCAGGTGGCAGCCCTGCGGCACCGCGCGGTGGGGTGGTTCGTGACccactgcgggtggaactcggtgctggaggccgcggcggccggagtgGCGATGCTCACGTGGCCGATGACGGCGGACCAGTTCGTGAACGCGCGGCTGCTCGTGGACGAGCTTGGAGCCGCCGTGCCCGTGAGCTGGGGCGGGCTCAGTGCCGTACCGGCAGCGGACGACGTCGCGCAGGTGCTGGAAGCTGCCGTCGGCGGGAACGGTGGCCGGCAACGGGGCGACGTGGTGGCAAGGGCGAAGGAGCTCGCCgctgaggccgcggcggcggtgcgcgaaGGCGGGGACTCGTGgcgggaggtggaggagctggTGCGGAAGCTGCGCGAGCTCGCGAGCGAGCCAGCAAACAAGAGGATCTCAGACTCTTTAAGCACCTCAATTTGA